TCTACGTGGTCGTTCAGAGCACACCCGCCGCGCCTATCGCAGCGACCTCCAAGATTTCTTGATCTATCTCGGTCACCACGTCACGCTGCCCGACGATCCCGCCGCGCTCCAGACCTCGCCGGACCTGGTGCTGGAGATCCAGGCCGCCCTCAGCCGCATTCAGCAGGTCACCGAGGCAGACATCAGCGCGTATATCCGCCACCTCTCTGCTGGCTTGAAGCCCGCCACGATCAGCCGCCGCCTCACGCCCTTGCGGCTGCTCTACAACCGGCTGCTGCGCTACCATTTGATCGCCCTCAACCCCATGGAGGAGATCAAGAAGCCGAAGGTCAGCCCGCACAGCACGACGATCTATTTGAGCCGCCAGGAAGCGCGGCGGCTCGAAGACGTGTGTCAGGGGCCGACGCTGCGCGACCTGCGCGATCAGGCCTTGATCGTGCTGATGCTCTCGACCGGCCTGCGCTCCAGCGAAGCGCTGGGGATTACCTTCGACGATCTGGCCGAGATCGATGGCCACCGCGTGGTGTGGATCACCGGCAAAGGCAACCAGCGGAATCGGGTCAAGCTCAAGCCGCGGACGTGGCAGGTGCTGCACCGCTACCTTCAGGCACTCCGGGCAGAGCAGATGACGAGCGGCGTGGTCTTCCGCCGCCTGCGGCACAAGGGGCGCGATCCCGAACAACCGCACGCCCCTCGGCGCTACGCTGTCCACGGGCCGCTGACCTATGATGGCCTCAAATACATTTTGCAAATGCGCTTCACCGAGGCGCGGCTGCACCTCAAGCTCGATCCTGACGCCCACGCACATGTAGATCACGACGGCAAACCGAATACGGCGCAGCAGGCACGACGAACCAAGGTGACGCCGCATGGCCTGCGCCACACCTTCGTCACCCTGGCCTTGAAGGGTGGCGCGTCGCTGAGCAAGGTCCAGGCGGCGGCGCGCCATGCTGATCCGAAAACCACGATGCGCTATGCGCACGATCAGGATGCCCTGGATGACAATGCCGTAGATTACGTCAACTGGTAATCGCGCAGCAATCGGCGAGTCACCTCCCTGGTCACGCGCTGACCGCTCGTGCGCCGCTGTTCATGCCGGAGCTCAGGCAGGCCGGAGCTGGAGCATCCAGCCGGTGCTGTCCAGAAACGCCTCCCCTGCCGTAGCGATCTCGTCGGACGTGAGTGTGCCGCGATAGCGCGCCACCACCTCGCGCCGGTCCTGATGGAGCGATGGCGACCCCGCGAGCGTCGCATGGCTCGGCAGCACCCGTGGACCTCGGTTTCGAGCGTGCCCTGATGCCCGATGGGATGGACCTGTACGTGTCAGCCAGTGCGCTCGTCCACCGCCCGGAGCTGCTCGGCGTACACCCGACCTTGCCCTGCGCGCCCAGGACGATAATAATGTGCGCTCGTCCACCGCCCGGAGCTGCTCGGCGTACCGCTCCTGCGCGCGCACGGGGAAATGAACGTGATACCCTACAGGGAGGGGCAGGTAGCCTCGTACGTCAGTGACAGGAGGAGCACCGTGAACTTGCACACATTTCCCCGCTATCGATTGACCTTTGGCCCCACACCCATGCACCCGTTGGAACGCTTGAGCGCCCATCTTGGCGGCACGGTCGAGATCTTCGCCAAACGCGAAGACTGCAATAGTGGCCTGGCCTTTGGCGGCAATAAGACGCGCAAACTGGAGTATCTCGTGCCGGACGCCCTCGCGCAGGGCTGCGATACGCTGGTGAC
This genomic interval from Herpetosiphonaceae bacterium contains the following:
- a CDS encoding tyrosine-type recombinase/integrase — its product is MSRLPDTPDTALARVEPPVTEVIVELPQPPTRPPLPPRTLADVLAEVILRGRSEHTRRAYRSDLQDFLIYLGHHVTLPDDPAALQTSPDLVLEIQAALSRIQQVTEADISAYIRHLSAGLKPATISRRLTPLRLLYNRLLRYHLIALNPMEEIKKPKVSPHSTTIYLSRQEARRLEDVCQGPTLRDLRDQALIVLMLSTGLRSSEALGITFDDLAEIDGHRVVWITGKGNQRNRVKLKPRTWQVLHRYLQALRAEQMTSGVVFRRLRHKGRDPEQPHAPRRYAVHGPLTYDGLKYILQMRFTEARLHLKLDPDAHAHVDHDGKPNTAQQARRTKVTPHGLRHTFVTLALKGGASLSKVQAAARHADPKTTMRYAHDQDALDDNAVDYVNW